ATTGTGTGATAATCTTTCTGAGCCCcataattatcttttatttaatgcttgtaaaattcaaaatttttttggcTCGTGTACATTCCAATAAATTTACGACAAACCACAGATAATCCTTAAGTATCTTAAATGGGGCAAAAATGtgaattttctttcaaattctaATCTCTTTGGTCGAACAATGCTGGTAATCTGCTTGTGTCCACATCCAATGCACAGGTGGTTAACAGAAACTACTCGAAAAGCGTGGCATATAGATTTAACAGAGTAACAAGTTTTTCTTTATGCACGTCTTTTGAAAGATGACATTTTAATAGTTCATTGCTCCTTGTGCAACTGGTTGGTTTTTCTTTTACCGATGCACATGATTCGCTATTAAACAAAAAGTTGAACTGGCAGATGTTCACTAATGGAATGAGTGAAACAATGTCCTCAGAGGTTTCGTTAAGGGATGTGTTACCAGAAGCATTCAAAGCTATGCTCGAGTTTATGTATAGCGGTGAACTTGATATGGAGGCAATCATGGGTTCTGGTTCCTTATTACTCCAACTTCTACTTTTGTCCGATCAATTTGGAGTTACTCTTCTCCATCAGGAATGCTGCAAAACACTTTTAGAATGCCTTTCGGAGGTAGATTGGTAACCCTTATCTTGCCTCATAATTTAGTTTTCTGATAGTGGTTAAAATCATCGTTTTTGTCTTGTTATTATTACAGTAAGTTACTTCTATGACTAGAAGTCAAAGACGGACAAGTGACTTGCGGTTCCAgacttctgaaaaaaaaaaaaaaaaaaaaaagagagaagagatcCGCTTTGTGTGAATGAGTTATTAATATTGATACCTCTCATGTACATATTACATGCAGGGATGGAGTTCTCCTAGTGGAAGAAGGTCATACAACGAGTTTTTCTATTATGCACAAGTTTAATGGACGAGGAAGCAGACAGTTTTGGCAAAGTAATTGGACTGTTGCTTTTTCAAGCTAACCATTGAACTTTGTTGCAGGACTCAGTATGTCCAATTCTCGAAGTGGTTACGTCGATACCATCATGTAAACTTATCGAAGAAATGTGCCAGAGGAAATTTGCAATGCACTTTGATTACTGTACAACCGCAAGCATTGACTTTGTCTTACTAGATGAGACAATTTTTAGCAATATCATTCAGGTTGGTTCTCACTTTTCATGTCTCTTCTTAGTTTTGAGTTTGGCGTTCTAGGATTAAGATAGCTAGATAAGAGCAGATATACTCTCTCCTTGGAAGAAAAGTGCGCcaataaccaaaaaaatagaaaaggacaATGTTCTACAAATGGAGTATGGTTCCAGCTTGATGAGTGGTATAATGGTCAGTTTGGTAACTTGAGTGTATTGGACCAAAGAGCGTTTGCCACACAAGTATACCATGTTGGTTAGTTGTTGGAGAAAATGCCGAGAATGTTCTCAAGTATCTTGATCGCAATTTAGATGTTTGGACCCATTTATTTCGGATTTTGAGATAGACTACCATTGCTTGGAGTTGAGAAAGGAAAATTCTCCATCTTAAGCTAAAATCACAAGTACAAAGTAGATATAAGAATACTTATGaatcattttctttctgatAGTTTGGGCAGCCTGGTAATAATTCTCTTAAAAACTCTATATCTGTACTTCTGAAAAGTCAATTGTTAATATTGTATACTCTACATTGCGGGTATTACAGCATCCAGATTTGACAGTCACTTCTGAAGAAAAAGTTCTCAATGCAATCTTAATGTGGGGCTTGAAAGCAAAGGAATTGTATGGATGGGAGATGGTGGATGAGCTGATTATAACTTCAGCCCCTAAACAGCTTTTTGGGGAAAGGCTTCAGTCAGTTCAGGATCTGTTGCCATTTGTGCGATTTCCATTACTTCCGCATGCTTTGCTTAAGAAGGTATTAATGCCCCTTGATATAGATATTTATCCACTAGTGTACTGAATGTTTCCGTTCATTATTTTTACTTCATCtgtatttgtaatgatttttcaGTTGGAGAAGAGCAGCATTAGCaggcatatatataattttgataatcttgtaagttatttcttctttttttttttttttttactaattgcACTATCTGGTGAGCATATGGAACTTTTGTTTCCTACTGATTTTCTTCAATGCTAATGTCACAGGTGAAGGAGGCCATCTATTGTGTAGAATATAGATTGGCCAGGCCAGAAGATGGTCAAAAGTAAGTCAAAAAAGTACATCATGTTTGTGTTATTGATGGTTTCTGATCTCTGGATGCAAGGGGCTTCCCTGATGgcttaaattgttatttttatctaagATAGATCCATAAAGCATGATGACAATTGTTTATTTGGTTGCCAAGGACAATGAATTTTGCTAAGATTCCTACCTATCAAAATAATGAATTTGGCTAGTATTCTACACTTTTAAAGAGCATTTAGTTGACATTGTCTTTTGTATTATTTCGTTCTGTAAGCTAGAGCCAGAATACATAACAATGAGTCTGGCTTAATGTACTTTCTGTAGATCTTCAAATACAAGTTAGCTGACACTGTCTTCCTTTTGCAGTGTGAGATTTCAACATCGGCGATCTAGTTATAAGGAGCTCCAATACATCTGTGATGGAGACAGCTATGGAGTTTTGTACTTCGCAGGCACATCATATGGGAAACATCAGTGGGTAAATCCCGTTCTGTCCAAGGTAAAATTCttaattcttctttctttcctgtcattttcttgttcttcttcccCAGTTTTTTTCCTCATATCAAGATCTTGATAGGTCATCAATCATTTTTAACACAGCTTCCAATCTCttgtaaatttgaatttttcagAGAATCACTGTCACGGCCAGCAGTCCCCCTTCAAGATACACTGATCCCAAGGTTTTGGTCTCAAGAACTTATCAGGTATAATGaatggaaatttttttagaagtttgCACCATAAGCTTCTCTAAACGGTAACTGAAAAGTATTTCCCTATGTAAGGGAACGTCTTTTGCTGGGCCTCGCATAGAAGATGGACATAAATGTGCATGGTGGGCTGTAGACATTGGTGAAGAACATCAGGTTTCATTCTCTTTACTTACTCAGTATGATGTTGCGTATCAGACCATGGTGTTCTTCACACCAAGTTTCCTCTCCCAGGCACTATAAAAGAATGTCATTATCACTAAAGCAACATGCTTTTAATAGCATATAAAAATTAAGCATCAGCTTTGTTTGGGCCTTTGTTAGATGAATGGTATCATGCCCACAATTCCATGAACTCAATTAAGCTTATGCGACGCCGAGTTTGGGCTGATTCTTTTCTTGATTAGTGAAGGTCCTGTCTTTGAGTTTCATgcccaaaaaaatttaaaatgggGAATGGAAGCTCATACGCGGGAAGTAAGAGGATATTGGGAGAAGTTGAATAAATAAACTAGctgaataaaatcaaatcaaatactACAATTTGATTAGGGTGGCACAAGATGGCAGTTGTAGAGAGATTGTCGGtctaagttatgatttttactttttcctGCAACACCTTCTTTTCATCAGGGTGTACAAGatgctttttaattatttctcttattttatccTGATGCAAGAGGTTATTGATGCAGCTTATGTGCAACTACTACACTTTGAGACAGGATGGGTCAAGGGCTTTTATGAGATCTTGGAATCTCCAGGTACAGGCGCCATCTCCCGGATAtatcaatttttcttcttctctcgtcttttattttttgttcttttttttgtcagaatgttaaatatatatatatatatatattttacctgAAACGGTAATGCGGGtgaaatattttcagaaatGTCTTTCTCATGGATTTATTTTCAGGGCTCTCTGGACGGGAAGACTTGGACAAACTTGAGAGGACATGAGAATGAGCAAACAGTGTGCAAAGCTGGTCAGTTTGCATCGTGGCCTGTGGTTGGACCAAATGCTCTCCTACCCTTTAGATTCTTTAGGGTTATTCTGACCAGCCCCACGACTGATGTTACTAACCCCTGGAACTTCTGCATTTGCTTCTTAGAACTTTATGGTTA
This genomic interval from Juglans microcarpa x Juglans regia isolate MS1-56 chromosome 4D, Jm3101_v1.0, whole genome shotgun sequence contains the following:
- the LOC121259959 gene encoding BTB/POZ domain-containing protein At2g30600 isoform X2; the encoded protein is MIEMKEKKFLTVAPFECAWRKDLKFREAGRGCVAFEAFAHNDVTLVFRENVGSQHYHYKRDNSPHYTIILGSHRNKRLKIEVDGKTVVDVAGVGLCCSSAFQSYWISIYDGLISIGKGRYPFQNLVFQWLDSNPNCSVRYIGLSSWDKHVGYRNVNVLPLTHNHISLWKHVDCGEVEGEEDGEEELKDEFMGYANWGLENFLESWELSDMVFIIGTEERPVPAHKAILVASGNWPLSSSEDVVRLHDVTYPVLHALLQYIYTGQTQIPESQLGPLRALGLHFEVIPLVKQCEETMERFKLNKKLFDSGKSVVLSYPSNRPHCCATFPSGLPVNVQKLKQLLLTGKYSDVNINIEGHGLVAQPHKIVLSLWSFPFAKMFTNGMSETMSSEVSLRDVLPEAFKAMLEFMYSGELDMEAIMGSGSLLLQLLLLSDQFGVTLLHQECCKTLLECLSEDSVCPILEVVTSIPSCKLIEEMCQRKFAMHFDYCTTASIDFVLLDETIFSNIIQHPDLTVTSEEKVLNAILMWGLKAKELYGWEMVDELIITSAPKQLFGERLQSVQDLLPFVRFPLLPHALLKKLEKSSISRHIYNFDNLVKEAIYCVEYRLARPEDGQNVRFQHRRSSYKELQYICDGDSYGVLYFAGTSYGKHQWVNPVLSKRITVTASSPPSRYTDPKVLVSRTYQGTSFAGPRIEDGHKCAWWAVDIGEEHQLMCNYYTLRQDGSRAFMRSWNLQVQAPSPGYINFSSETVMRVKYFQKCLSHGFIFRALWTGRLGQT
- the LOC121259959 gene encoding BTB/POZ domain-containing protein At2g30600 isoform X1, which encodes MIEMKEKKFLTVAPFECAWRKDLKFREAGRGCVAFEAFAHNDVTLVFRENVGSQHYHYKRDNSPHYTIILGSHRNKRLKIEVDGKTVVDVAGVGLCCSSAFQSYWISIYDGLISIGKGRYPFQNLVFQWLDSNPNCSVRYIGLSSWDKHVGYRNVNVLPLTHNHISLWKHVDCGEVEGEEDGEEELKDEFMGYANWGLENFLESWELSDMVFIIGTEERPVPAHKAILVASGNWPLSSSEDVVRLHDVTYPVLHALLQYIYTGQTQIPESQLGPLRALGLHFEVIPLVKQCEETMERFKLNKKLFDSGKSVVLSYPSNRPHCCATFPSGLPVNVQKLKQLLLTGKYSDVNINIEGHGLVAQPHKIVLSLWSFPFAKMFTNGMSETMSSEVSLRDVLPEAFKAMLEFMYSGELDMEAIMGSGSLLLQLLLLSDQFGVTLLHQECCKTLLECLSEDSVCPILEVVTSIPSCKLIEEMCQRKFAMHFDYCTTASIDFVLLDETIFSNIIQHPDLTVTSEEKVLNAILMWGLKAKELYGWEMVDELIITSAPKQLFGERLQSVQDLLPFVRFPLLPHALLKKLEKSSISRHIYNFDNLVKEAIYCVEYRLARPEDGQNVRFQHRRSSYKELQYICDGDSYGVLYFAGTSYGKHQWVNPVLSKRITVTASSPPSRYTDPKVLVSRTYQGTSFAGPRIEDGHKCAWWAVDIGEEHQLMCNYYTLRQDGSRAFMRSWNLQGSLDGKTWTNLRGHENEQTVCKAGQFASWPVVGPNALLPFRFFRVILTSPTTDVTNPWNFCICFLELYGYFH